One stretch of Streptomyces agglomeratus DNA includes these proteins:
- a CDS encoding substrate-binding domain-containing protein, which produces MRTPRTHRKAAALLAVCALALAAGCSSQGGKDSEEKNGDGGGGGKTVSTPRLKIAMVTHSGEGDTFWDIVQSGAKQAAAKDNVEFLYAADKEGKEQAQLIDSYVAKKVDGIVVTLAKPEAVKAAVEKAVAAGIPVVTINSGGEHSRAVGALSHIGQEESVAGEAVGEELNKRGKKKALCVIHEQGNVSLEARCAGLKKTFGGTVENLNVQGTDMPGSTSSIEAKLQTGKDIDTVVTLGAPFAAATVKARAGAGSDAEVNTFDLNAEVVRQLKAKEIGFAVDQQPYLQGYLAVDELWLHKTNGNVLGGGKPVLTGPALVTEKDVPALEKYTARGTR; this is translated from the coding sequence ATGCGTACCCCACGTACCCACCGCAAGGCAGCAGCCCTCCTCGCCGTATGCGCGCTCGCACTCGCGGCCGGATGCAGCTCACAGGGCGGCAAGGACTCCGAGGAGAAGAACGGCGACGGCGGCGGAGGCGGGAAGACCGTCTCCACCCCCCGCCTGAAGATCGCCATGGTGACGCACTCCGGCGAGGGCGACACCTTCTGGGACATCGTCCAGAGCGGCGCGAAGCAGGCCGCCGCCAAGGACAACGTCGAGTTCCTGTACGCCGCCGACAAGGAGGGCAAGGAGCAGGCGCAGCTCATCGACTCGTACGTCGCCAAGAAGGTCGACGGCATCGTGGTGACCCTGGCCAAGCCCGAAGCGGTCAAGGCGGCCGTCGAGAAGGCCGTCGCCGCCGGCATACCCGTCGTCACCATCAACTCGGGCGGTGAGCACTCCCGGGCGGTGGGCGCGCTCAGCCACATCGGCCAGGAGGAGTCCGTCGCCGGTGAGGCCGTGGGCGAGGAGCTGAACAAGCGCGGGAAGAAGAAGGCGCTCTGCGTCATCCACGAACAGGGCAACGTCTCGCTCGAAGCGCGCTGCGCGGGTCTGAAGAAGACGTTCGGGGGGACCGTCGAGAACCTCAACGTCCAGGGCACCGACATGCCGGGCTCGACGTCCTCCATCGAGGCGAAGCTCCAGACCGGCAAGGACATCGACACCGTCGTCACCCTGGGCGCGCCCTTCGCGGCCGCCACCGTCAAGGCCAGGGCGGGCGCGGGCAGTGACGCCGAGGTCAACACCTTCGACCTCAACGCCGAGGTGGTCAGGCAGCTCAAGGCGAAGGAAATCGGCTTCGCCGTCGATCAGCAGCCGTACCTCCAGGGCTACCTCGCCGTCGACGAACTGTGGCTCCACAAGACCAACGGCAACGTCCTGGGTGGCGGGAAGCCCGTACTGACCGGCCCGGCGCTGGTCACGGAGAAGGACGTACCGGCGCTGGAGAAGTACACGGCCCGCGGAACCCGGTGA
- a CDS encoding PaaI family thioesterase gives MGFDLATARKVLDSQPFSRLLGARITAFGDGAAVLELDIRDELLQQNGFLHGGVLAYAADNALTFAGGSALGPAVLTGGFSIQYVRPATGTTLIARATVVHGGRRQAVCRCDLFAVDGEGAETLCAVAQGTVLTAP, from the coding sequence ATGGGGTTCGACCTGGCGACGGCCCGGAAGGTCCTCGACAGCCAGCCGTTCAGCCGGCTGCTCGGCGCGCGGATCACCGCGTTCGGGGACGGCGCCGCCGTACTCGAACTGGACATCCGCGACGAACTGCTCCAGCAGAACGGCTTCCTGCACGGCGGAGTCCTGGCGTACGCCGCCGACAACGCCCTCACCTTCGCGGGCGGGTCGGCGCTCGGCCCCGCCGTCCTCACCGGCGGCTTCTCCATCCAGTACGTACGCCCCGCGACCGGCACGACGCTGATCGCCCGCGCCACCGTGGTCCACGGCGGCCGGCGGCAGGCGGTGTGCCGCTGCGACCTCTTCGCCGTGGACGGGGAGGGCGCCGAGACGCTGTGCGCGGTCGCCCAGGGGACGGTGCTCACGGCGCCGTAG
- a CDS encoding DMT family transporter translates to MPVLLVAVVWGASYLAAKDITSARTVVAVLVLRFALVLPVLVAVGLRKLRTLTAAQWRGAGALGLVLSVIFLLETYGVVHTSATNAGLIISLTMIFTPLAEAVVTRTRPPRAFLGAAGLSVVGVVLLTQGGGFTAPSLGDLLMLLAALARTVHVLAMARTKSVRGADALSLTTVQLGGAVAVFVVLAAVPGTGPAPWTVAAGFGPREWAGLVFLSVFCTLFAFFTQMWAVRRTSPSRVSLLLGTEPLWAAAAGIAIGGERLGAVGLLGGVLVLAGTTWGRRAVARP, encoded by the coding sequence CTGCCCGTCCTGCTCGTCGCCGTCGTCTGGGGCGCGAGCTACCTCGCGGCCAAGGACATCACCAGCGCCCGGACCGTGGTCGCCGTCCTGGTCCTGCGCTTCGCCCTCGTCCTGCCGGTGCTCGTCGCCGTCGGCCTGCGCAAGCTGCGCACGCTGACCGCCGCGCAGTGGCGCGGCGCGGGGGCGCTCGGGCTCGTACTGAGCGTGATCTTCCTGCTGGAGACGTACGGTGTCGTGCACACCTCGGCGACCAACGCCGGGCTCATCATCAGCCTCACCATGATCTTCACGCCGCTCGCCGAGGCCGTGGTCACGCGGACCAGACCGCCCCGGGCGTTTCTCGGCGCGGCGGGGCTCTCCGTGGTCGGAGTGGTGCTCCTGACGCAGGGCGGCGGCTTCACCGCGCCCTCGCTGGGCGACCTGCTGATGCTGCTGGCGGCGCTCGCCCGTACCGTGCACGTGCTCGCCATGGCCCGGACGAAGTCCGTGCGCGGCGCGGACGCGCTGTCGCTGACGACGGTGCAACTGGGCGGCGCTGTGGCGGTGTTCGTGGTCCTGGCCGCCGTCCCCGGCACCGGCCCGGCGCCCTGGACCGTCGCGGCGGGCTTCGGGCCGCGCGAGTGGGCGGGGCTGGTTTTCCTCTCCGTCTTCTGCACGCTCTTCGCGTTCTTCACGCAGATGTGGGCGGTACGCCGTACCTCCCCCTCCCGCGTCAGCCTCCTCCTCGGCACGGAGCCCCTGTGGGCGGCGGCGGCCGGCATCGCGATCGGCGGCGAACGGCTCGGCGCGGTCGGCCTCCTGGGCGGCGTACTGGTGCTGGCCGGGACGACATGGGGACGACGGGCGGTGGCCCGGCCGTAG
- a CDS encoding sensor histidine kinase, with protein MTDQEYRWLQPSAMAGPDLPGDRGRLPRRTLRDWFVDILMFLFAALLGIAAADVADSVGNPPFVVFLDQLVGAAACCALWVRRRWPVGLAVTLVAVSAVAPVASGAELVALFTLTVHRPFKVVAAVGSAAVAGGLTQTVLRPDPTLPFVVSAVATVVIVLLVVGWGMFVRSRRQLVVSLRDRARRAEAEAALRAEQAQRLAREAIAREMHDVLAHRLTLLSVHAGALEFRPDAPPAEVARAAGVIRDSAHEALNDLRDVIGVLRGPAAGEEHRPQPTLATVDALVKESREAGMKVTLDNRIDRPGDVPAATGRTVYRIAQEALTNARKHAPGAEVTVTLTGAPSDGLTVEVRNPAPGGDAPPVPGSGQGLIGLTERAALAGGRLAHGPTPDGGFRVGAWLPWAA; from the coding sequence ATGACCGATCAGGAGTACCGCTGGCTCCAGCCCTCGGCGATGGCCGGCCCCGATCTGCCGGGGGACCGGGGCAGGCTCCCGCGCCGTACGCTGCGGGACTGGTTCGTCGACATCCTGATGTTCCTGTTCGCCGCGCTCCTCGGGATCGCCGCGGCCGATGTCGCCGACAGCGTCGGCAACCCCCCGTTCGTCGTCTTCCTCGACCAGCTCGTCGGCGCCGCCGCCTGCTGCGCGCTGTGGGTGCGGCGCCGCTGGCCGGTGGGGCTCGCCGTCACCCTCGTCGCCGTTTCAGCCGTGGCGCCCGTCGCGTCGGGCGCCGAGCTCGTCGCGCTGTTCACGCTCACCGTGCACCGCCCGTTCAAGGTGGTCGCCGCCGTCGGCTCCGCCGCCGTCGCGGGCGGCCTGACGCAGACGGTCCTGCGGCCCGACCCCACCCTGCCCTTCGTGGTCTCCGCCGTAGCGACCGTCGTCATCGTGCTGCTGGTCGTCGGGTGGGGCATGTTCGTGCGCTCCCGCCGCCAGCTCGTCGTGTCGCTGCGCGACCGGGCCCGCCGCGCCGAGGCGGAGGCCGCGCTCCGCGCCGAACAGGCGCAGCGCCTGGCCCGTGAGGCCATCGCGCGCGAGATGCACGACGTGCTCGCGCACCGGCTCACCCTGCTCAGCGTCCACGCCGGCGCCCTCGAATTCCGCCCCGACGCCCCGCCCGCCGAGGTCGCCCGCGCGGCCGGGGTGATCCGCGACAGCGCGCACGAGGCGCTCAACGACCTGCGCGACGTCATCGGCGTACTGCGGGGGCCGGCGGCCGGAGAGGAACACCGGCCGCAGCCGACGCTCGCGACCGTCGACGCCCTGGTCAAGGAGTCCCGCGAGGCCGGCATGAAGGTCACCCTCGACAACCGCATCGACCGCCCCGGCGACGTGCCCGCCGCCACCGGCCGCACCGTCTACCGCATCGCCCAGGAGGCTCTGACCAATGCCCGCAAACACGCGCCCGGCGCCGAAGTCACCGTGACGCTGACCGGAGCCCCGAGCGACGGCCTCACCGTCGAGGTACGCAACCCCGCCCCCGGGGGCGACGCCCCGCCCGTCCCCGGCTCCGGCCAGGGCCTCATCGGCCTGACCGAACGGGCCGCGCTCGCCGGCGGCCGGCTCGCCCACGGACCTACGCCCGACGGCGGGTTCCGGGTCGGCGCCTGGCTACCGTGGGCCGCATGA
- a CDS encoding NAD(P)-dependent alcohol dehydrogenase has translation MKAMTHATYGPPSVLRLEDIPRPVPGSGEVLVRIEAAGVDPGVWHLMAGMPYLIRAMGFGLRAPKDRVRGQDLAGRVEAVGPDVTRFAPGDEVYGTCDGSFAEYACAKEENLARKPANLTFEEAAAVPVSAVTALQAVRNAGRLKAGQSVLVIGAGGGTGHFAVQLAKSFGAHVTGVCSTAKADLVRSLGADEVIDYTREDATDGTRRYDLVLDTAGNRPLPVLRRALTPGGTLVIVGGEGGGDWIGGNGRQLRALVLSPFTGQRLRGLAVMNLHHDDLSFLAELIEAGTVRPVVDRTYPLADVPEAITYLMDGHVRGKVVVRI, from the coding sequence ATGAAGGCCATGACCCACGCCACCTACGGCCCGCCGTCGGTACTGCGCCTCGAAGACATACCCCGGCCGGTGCCGGGCAGCGGTGAAGTGCTTGTACGGATCGAGGCGGCCGGCGTCGACCCGGGCGTCTGGCACCTCATGGCGGGCATGCCGTACCTGATCCGCGCCATGGGATTCGGTCTGCGGGCGCCCAAGGACCGCGTCCGGGGCCAGGATCTCGCCGGGCGGGTGGAGGCCGTCGGCCCGGACGTCACCCGCTTCGCGCCGGGCGACGAGGTGTACGGGACCTGTGACGGGTCGTTCGCCGAGTACGCGTGCGCCAAGGAGGAGAACCTCGCGCGCAAGCCGGCGAACCTCACCTTCGAAGAGGCCGCCGCCGTCCCGGTGTCCGCCGTCACCGCCCTTCAGGCCGTACGCAACGCCGGACGGCTCAAGGCGGGACAGTCCGTCCTCGTCATCGGCGCGGGCGGCGGGACCGGCCACTTCGCCGTACAGCTCGCGAAGTCCTTCGGCGCCCATGTCACCGGTGTCTGCTCCACCGCCAAGGCGGACCTGGTCCGCTCGCTGGGCGCCGACGAGGTCATCGACTACACCCGCGAGGACGCCACCGACGGCACCCGCCGCTACGACCTCGTCCTCGACACGGCCGGGAACCGCCCCCTGCCCGTGCTCCGCCGGGCGCTCACCCCCGGCGGCACCCTCGTCATCGTCGGCGGTGAGGGCGGCGGCGACTGGATCGGCGGCAACGGCCGGCAGTTGCGGGCGCTGGTGCTGTCACCGTTCACCGGTCAGCGGCTCCGGGGGCTCGCCGTCATGAATCTGCACCACGACGACCTCAGCTTCCTCGCGGAGCTCATCGAGGCCGGCACGGTCAGGCCGGTTGTCGACCGGACCTACCCGCTGGCCGATGTCCCCGAGGCCATCACGTACCTGATGGACGGCCACGTGCGGGGCAAGGTCGTCGTCCGGATCTAG
- a CDS encoding Gfo/Idh/MocA family protein, whose protein sequence is MRIGLIGTGRIGSFHADVLSRHREVGALLVADTDAARAVAVAGRLGATAAPSVDEIFAWGVDAVVIASATSAHAELIGRAARAGLPAFCEKPIALDLPGTLGALREVDAAGTVLQLGFMRRFDAGYTTARELVRSGSLGRLHTVRAMTSDPAPPPAAYLPLSGGLFRDCLVHDFDILRWVTGREVVEVYAAGSDAGPAMFREAGDVDTAAALLTLDDGTLATATATRCNGAGYDVRMELAGELDQVSVGLDDRTPITSTEPKGPPACDRPWPGFLERFAPAYEAELDAFVRVALGERENPCDGREALHALRIAEACELSRRERRPVRLEEIPAS, encoded by the coding sequence ATGCGCATCGGACTCATCGGCACGGGACGTATCGGTTCTTTCCACGCTGACGTGCTCAGCCGCCATCGTGAAGTGGGTGCCCTGCTCGTGGCGGACACCGATGCCGCGCGGGCCGTGGCGGTCGCCGGCCGGCTCGGCGCCACCGCCGCCCCCTCGGTCGACGAGATCTTCGCCTGGGGCGTCGACGCGGTCGTCATCGCCTCCGCCACCTCGGCGCACGCCGAGCTGATCGGCCGGGCGGCGCGGGCCGGACTGCCCGCCTTCTGCGAGAAGCCCATCGCGCTGGACCTGCCCGGCACCCTGGGCGCGCTGCGGGAGGTCGACGCGGCGGGGACCGTGCTCCAGCTCGGCTTCATGCGCCGCTTCGACGCCGGTTACACCACCGCCCGCGAACTCGTGCGCTCCGGGAGCCTCGGCCGGCTGCACACCGTACGGGCGATGACCTCCGACCCGGCGCCGCCGCCCGCCGCGTATCTGCCGCTGTCCGGCGGCCTGTTCCGGGACTGCCTGGTTCACGACTTCGACATCCTGCGCTGGGTGACGGGCCGCGAGGTCGTCGAGGTGTACGCCGCCGGGTCCGACGCGGGGCCCGCGATGTTCCGCGAGGCGGGCGACGTGGACACCGCCGCCGCGCTGCTGACACTCGACGACGGCACGCTCGCCACCGCGACGGCCACCCGCTGCAACGGCGCCGGTTACGACGTACGGATGGAACTGGCCGGCGAGCTCGACCAGGTCTCCGTGGGCCTCGACGACCGCACCCCGATCACCTCGACCGAGCCGAAGGGACCGCCGGCCTGCGACCGGCCGTGGCCCGGCTTCCTGGAACGGTTCGCCCCGGCGTACGAGGCCGAGCTGGACGCGTTCGTACGCGTCGCGCTGGGCGAACGGGAAAACCCCTGTGACGGCAGGGAGGCACTGCACGCGCTGCGGATCGCGGAGGCCTGCGAGCTGTCCCGCCGGGAACGGCGGCCGGTGCGGCTGGAGGAGATCCCCGCCTCATGA
- a CDS encoding helix-turn-helix transcriptional regulator, which yields MTQAELAGRIGVSRQTVIAIEQGRYSPSLEMAFQIARVFGVPLDEVFQYPQSNTGETS from the coding sequence ATGACGCAGGCGGAGCTCGCCGGCCGGATCGGCGTCTCCCGCCAGACCGTCATCGCCATCGAACAGGGCCGCTATTCACCCTCGCTGGAGATGGCCTTCCAGATCGCCCGCGTTTTCGGCGTCCCGCTCGACGAAGTGTTCCAGTACCCCCAGAGCAACACGGGAGAGACCTCATGA
- a CDS encoding alpha/beta fold hydrolase has protein sequence MTVKADDGAQLWAERSGEGDPVMLCHGGPGLWDTFEDLAPLLVERGAAVLRWDQRGCGRSERRGPYSVARSVADIDAVRRHFGLEAVTLLGHSWGARLALHYALAHPEHVTRLVYVSGTGIGPDSGWHPEFVGRLRAGIGERLARWEELASRERRTEAEEREMCVLQWSADFAGPDRGRALRLAERMATPWYGVNFACNAEINAETRTMSEHQLHAACGGLRMPVVIVDGAEDIRPRDAVDSLEQALPNVSRVTLAGAGHMPWVERPAEFAAAVAPR, from the coding sequence ATGACGGTCAAGGCGGACGACGGGGCGCAGCTCTGGGCGGAGAGATCCGGCGAGGGTGATCCGGTGATGCTGTGCCACGGCGGCCCCGGGCTGTGGGACACATTCGAGGACCTGGCGCCGCTGCTCGTGGAGCGGGGGGCCGCCGTCCTGCGCTGGGACCAGCGCGGCTGCGGGCGCTCCGAGCGGCGCGGTCCGTATTCGGTGGCCAGGTCGGTGGCCGACATCGACGCCGTACGCAGGCACTTCGGGCTGGAGGCGGTGACGCTCCTCGGCCATTCCTGGGGCGCGCGGCTCGCCCTGCACTACGCGCTCGCGCATCCGGAACACGTGACGCGGCTGGTGTACGTGTCGGGCACCGGCATCGGGCCCGACTCCGGGTGGCATCCGGAGTTCGTCGGGAGGCTGCGCGCCGGGATCGGGGAGCGGCTGGCCCGGTGGGAGGAGCTCGCGTCCCGGGAGCGGCGTACGGAGGCGGAGGAGCGCGAGATGTGCGTGCTCCAGTGGTCGGCGGACTTCGCCGGGCCGGACCGGGGGCGGGCACTGCGGCTGGCCGAGCGGATGGCGACGCCCTGGTACGGCGTGAACTTCGCGTGCAACGCGGAGATCAACGCCGAGACGAGGACGATGAGCGAGCATCAGCTGCACGCGGCCTGCGGCGGGCTGAGGATGCCGGTCGTCATCGTGGACGGCGCGGAGGACATCCGGCCGCGCGACGCCGTGGACTCTCTTGAGCAGGCCCTGCCGAACGTCTCGCGGGTGACGCTCGCGGGGGCCGGGCACATGCCGTGGGTGGAGCGCCCGGCGGAGTTCGCGGCGGCCGTCGCGCCCCGCTGA
- a CDS encoding GntR family transcriptional regulator, giving the protein MDRNSPVPLYFQLSQQLEAAIEKGRLSPGSLLGNEIELAGRLGLSRPTVRQAIQSLVDKGLLVRRRGVGTQVVHSQVKRPLELSSLYDDLEAAGQLPATTVLRNTLEPATAEVAAALGVAEGSDVHLVERLRLAHNEPMAVLRNHLPTGLLSLDTEHLEATGLYRMMRSAGITLHSARQSVGARAAGPDEARQLAEAEGAPLLTMQRTTFDDTGRAVEFGSHIYRASRYAFEFQLLVRP; this is encoded by the coding sequence GTGGACCGCAACAGCCCGGTCCCGCTGTACTTCCAGCTCTCCCAGCAGCTGGAGGCGGCGATCGAGAAGGGCCGGCTCTCCCCGGGAAGTCTGCTCGGCAACGAGATCGAGCTGGCCGGGCGCCTCGGTCTGTCCCGCCCCACCGTCCGCCAGGCCATCCAGTCCCTCGTCGACAAGGGCCTGCTGGTCCGCCGCCGGGGCGTCGGTACCCAGGTCGTGCACAGCCAGGTCAAGCGCCCGCTCGAACTGAGCAGTCTCTACGACGACCTCGAAGCCGCGGGCCAGCTCCCCGCCACCACCGTGCTGCGCAACACCCTCGAACCGGCGACCGCCGAGGTCGCGGCGGCGCTCGGCGTGGCGGAGGGCAGCGACGTACACCTGGTCGAGCGGCTGCGCCTCGCGCACAACGAGCCCATGGCCGTCCTGCGCAACCACCTGCCCACCGGGCTGCTGTCTCTCGACACCGAGCACCTCGAAGCCACCGGCCTGTACCGGATGATGCGCTCCGCCGGCATCACGCTGCACAGCGCCCGCCAGTCGGTCGGCGCGCGCGCGGCCGGGCCCGACGAGGCGCGGCAGCTCGCGGAGGCGGAGGGGGCGCCGCTGCTGACGATGCAGCGGACGACCTTCGACGACACGGGGCGGGCGGTCGAGTTCGGCTCGCACATCTACCGGGCCTCGCGCTACGCCTTCGAGTTCCAGCTTCTCGTCAGGCCGTGA
- a CDS encoding cytochrome P450 family protein gives MKVVDLRGHAEELAADPYPYYAKLREAGPAHLIRTADVERMWLIVGHEEARRALADPRLSKDWKTSGMWEATADPINANMLETDPPHHTRLRKLVAGEFTARRIEALRPKVQGVTDELLDAMTSTGSRTADLVEALAFPLPMTVICELLGVPDLDRASFRAWSNEIVAPTGAEPEGDAVRAMGAYLAELVADKAASAPADDLLSALIRTQAEDGDRLTRDELIGMAFLLLIAGHETTVNLISNGVRALLTHPDQLAALRADFGLVDSAVEEMLRYDGPVENATFRFTREPVEVGGLVIPAGEPVLVSLAAGDRDAARFPDPDRFDITRAAVAGKGPGHLAFGHGLHFCLGAPLARMEGRIAVRTLFERCPDLALDPDGGPLDWLPGLLMRGVRRLPVRW, from the coding sequence ATGAAAGTCGTCGATCTCAGGGGACACGCTGAGGAGTTGGCGGCCGACCCCTATCCGTACTACGCGAAGCTGCGCGAGGCCGGTCCCGCCCACCTGATCCGGACGGCCGACGTCGAGCGGATGTGGCTGATAGTCGGCCACGAGGAGGCGCGCCGGGCGCTCGCCGACCCGCGCCTCAGCAAGGACTGGAAGACCTCGGGCATGTGGGAGGCGACCGCCGACCCGATCAACGCCAACATGCTGGAGACCGACCCGCCCCACCACACGCGGCTGCGCAAGCTCGTCGCCGGGGAGTTCACCGCCCGCCGCATCGAGGCGCTGCGGCCGAAGGTCCAGGGCGTCACGGACGAACTGCTGGACGCGATGACGTCCACGGGCAGCCGTACGGCCGATCTCGTCGAGGCGCTCGCCTTCCCGCTGCCCATGACGGTCATCTGCGAACTCCTCGGCGTACCGGACCTGGACCGGGCCTCCTTCCGCGCCTGGTCGAACGAGATCGTCGCGCCGACCGGGGCCGAACCGGAGGGTGACGCCGTACGGGCCATGGGGGCCTACCTCGCCGAACTCGTCGCGGACAAGGCCGCGTCCGCGCCCGCTGACGACCTGTTGAGCGCGCTCATCAGGACGCAGGCCGAGGACGGCGACCGGCTCACCCGCGACGAACTCATCGGCATGGCCTTCCTGCTGCTCATCGCCGGTCACGAGACGACGGTCAACCTGATCTCCAACGGGGTACGGGCCCTGCTCACCCACCCTGATCAACTGGCGGCGCTGCGCGCGGACTTCGGGCTCGTCGACAGCGCGGTCGAAGAGATGCTGCGCTACGACGGACCGGTGGAGAACGCCACCTTCCGCTTCACCCGCGAGCCCGTCGAGGTCGGCGGCCTCGTCATCCCGGCCGGCGAACCGGTCCTGGTCTCGCTCGCCGCCGGGGACCGGGACGCCGCCCGGTTCCCCGACCCGGACCGCTTCGACATCACGCGCGCCGCCGTCGCCGGCAAGGGCCCCGGACACCTCGCCTTCGGCCACGGCCTGCACTTCTGCCTGGGCGCCCCACTGGCCCGCATGGAGGGCCGCATCGCGGTCCGCACCCTCTTCGAACGCTGCCCGGACCTGGCGCTCGACCCGGACGGCGGACCGCTGGACTGGCTGCCCGGGCTGCTCATGCGGGGCGTACGGCGTCTTCCGGTGCGGTGGTGA
- a CDS encoding response regulator: MTIRLLIVDDDPLVRAGLTFMLGGADDIEIVGEAADGSEAAALTDLHRPDVVLMDIRMPVMDGLAATELLRGRPDAPEVVVLTTFHADEQVLRALRAGAAGFVLKDTPPAQIVESVRRVAAGDPVLSPAVTRQLMSHVAESSAGPRRPTAARRIDGLAEREREVAVAVGRGQSNAEIAATLYMSVPTVKTHVSRVLAKLGLNNRVQIALLVHDAGLLDEGGDVG, encoded by the coding sequence ATGACCATCAGGCTGCTCATCGTCGACGACGACCCGCTCGTACGGGCCGGGCTCACCTTCATGCTCGGCGGGGCCGACGACATCGAGATCGTGGGGGAGGCGGCGGACGGCTCCGAGGCCGCCGCGCTGACCGACCTGCACCGGCCCGACGTGGTCCTCATGGACATCCGGATGCCCGTCATGGACGGCCTGGCGGCGACGGAGCTGCTGCGCGGCCGGCCCGACGCCCCCGAAGTCGTCGTCCTCACCACCTTCCACGCCGACGAACAGGTGCTGCGGGCGCTGCGCGCCGGGGCGGCCGGGTTCGTACTGAAGGACACCCCGCCCGCGCAGATCGTCGAGTCGGTGCGGCGGGTGGCGGCGGGCGACCCGGTGCTGTCCCCGGCGGTCACCCGGCAGCTCATGAGCCATGTCGCCGAGTCCTCGGCCGGCCCCCGCCGGCCCACGGCGGCGCGCCGGATCGACGGGCTCGCCGAGCGCGAGCGCGAGGTGGCCGTCGCCGTCGGCCGGGGGCAGTCCAACGCGGAGATCGCCGCGACGCTCTACATGAGCGTGCCGACGGTCAAGACCCACGTGTCGCGCGTCCTGGCCAAGCTGGGCCTCAACAACCGTGTCCAGATCGCCCTGCTGGTGCACGACGCGGGCCTCCTCGACGAGGGCGGCGACGTAGGCTGA
- a CDS encoding sugar ABC transporter substrate-binding protein: MARVRTGVRALGAVLAAVLGASLAGCSSTGGKRAEERAEQAAAQGRAAVDTPRWTVGMVTHSGDGDTFWDIVQSGAKQAAVKDNIKFLYAHSDEGQQQAQLVDSYIDKKVDGLIVTLAKPDAMKAVVAKATKAGIPVITVNSGSAESAKFGALAHIGQDETIAGEAVGEELGKRGRKKALCVLHEQGNVGHEQRCAGAKETFDGEMQNLYVDGTNMPDVQASIEAKLQSSKDIDAVVTLGAPFADAAVKAKEQAGSKAEIDTFDLNAQVAAALQADTLGFAVDQQPYLQGYEAVDLLWLHKYNADVLGGGKPVLTGPQIITKKDAAELEAYTKRGTR; this comes from the coding sequence GTGGCAAGGGTTCGGACAGGGGTACGCGCGCTGGGCGCGGTGCTGGCGGCGGTGCTCGGGGCGTCCCTCGCGGGGTGCAGCAGCACGGGCGGCAAGCGCGCCGAGGAGCGGGCCGAGCAGGCCGCCGCGCAGGGCAGGGCCGCGGTGGACACACCCCGCTGGACCGTCGGCATGGTCACTCACTCGGGCGACGGCGACACCTTCTGGGACATCGTGCAGAGCGGCGCGAAGCAGGCCGCGGTCAAGGACAACATCAAGTTCCTGTACGCCCACAGCGACGAGGGCCAGCAGCAGGCCCAGCTCGTCGACTCGTACATCGACAAGAAGGTCGACGGGCTCATCGTCACCCTCGCCAAGCCGGACGCCATGAAGGCCGTCGTCGCCAAGGCGACCAAGGCCGGCATCCCGGTGATCACCGTCAACTCCGGCTCCGCCGAGTCCGCGAAGTTCGGGGCGCTCGCCCACATCGGGCAGGACGAGACGATCGCCGGCGAGGCCGTCGGCGAGGAGCTCGGCAAGCGCGGGAGGAAGAAGGCCCTGTGCGTCCTGCACGAGCAGGGCAACGTCGGCCACGAACAGCGCTGCGCCGGGGCGAAGGAGACCTTCGACGGCGAGATGCAGAACCTCTACGTCGACGGCACGAACATGCCCGACGTACAGGCGTCCATCGAGGCGAAGCTCCAGTCGAGCAAGGACATCGACGCCGTCGTCACCCTCGGCGCGCCCTTCGCGGACGCGGCCGTCAAGGCGAAGGAGCAGGCCGGCAGCAAGGCGGAGATCGACACCTTCGATCTCAACGCCCAGGTCGCCGCCGCGCTCCAGGCGGACACCCTCGGCTTCGCCGTCGACCAGCAGCCCTACCTCCAGGGGTACGAGGCCGTCGACCTGCTGTGGCTCCACAAGTACAACGCCGACGTCCTCGGCGGCGGAAAGCCCGTCCTCACCGGACCGCAGATCATCACCAAGAAGGACGCCGCCGAGCTGGAGGCGTACACGAAGCGGGGGACCCGATGA